One window of the Piliocolobus tephrosceles isolate RC106 chromosome 17, ASM277652v3, whole genome shotgun sequence genome contains the following:
- the CA7 gene encoding carbonic anhydrase 7 isoform X2: MSLSITNNGHSVQVDFNDSDDRTVVTGGPLEGPYRLKQFHFHWGKKHDVGSEHTVDGKSFPSELHLVHWNAKKYSTFGEAASAPDGLAVVGVFLETGDEHPSMNRLTDALYMVRFKGTKAQFSCFNPKCLLPASRHYWTYPGSLTTPPLSESVTWIVLREPICISERQMGKFRSLLFTSEDDERIHMVNNFRPPQPLKGRVVKASFRA, encoded by the exons ATGTCCCTCAGCATCACCAACAATGGCCACTCTGTCCAGGTAGACTTCAATGACAGTGATGACCGAACCG TGGTGACTGGGGGCCCCCTGGAAGGGCCCTACCGCCTCAAGCAGTTTCACTTCCACTGGGGAAAGAAGCACGATGTGGGTTCTGAGCACACGGTGGATGGCAAGTCCTTCCCCAGCGAG CTTCATCTGGTTCACTGGAATGCCAAGAAGTACAGCACTTTTGGGGAGGCAGCCTCAGCGCCTGATGGCCTGGCTGTGGTTGGTGTTTTCTTGGAG ACAGGAGACGAGCACCCCAGCATGAATCGTCTGACAGATGCGCTCTACATGGTCCGGTTCAAG GGCACCAAAGCCCAGTTCAGCTGCTTCAACCCCAAGTGCCTCCTGCCTGCCAGCCGGCACTACTGGACCTACCCAGGCTCTCTGACGACTCCCCCGCTCAGCGAGAGTGTCACCTGGATTGTGCTCCGGGAGCCCATCTGCATCTCTGAAAGGCAG ATGGGGAAGTTCCGGAGCCTGCTTTTTACCTCAGAGGATGATGAGAGGATCCACATGGTGAACAACTTCCGGCCACCACAGCCACTGAAGGGCCGCGTGGTGAAGGCCTCCTTCCGGGCCTGA
- the CA7 gene encoding carbonic anhydrase 7 isoform X1 codes for MTGHHGWGYGQDDGPSHWHKLYPIAQGDRQSPINIISSQAVYSPSLQPLELSYETCMSLSITNNGHSVQVDFNDSDDRTVVTGGPLEGPYRLKQFHFHWGKKHDVGSEHTVDGKSFPSELHLVHWNAKKYSTFGEAASAPDGLAVVGVFLETGDEHPSMNRLTDALYMVRFKGTKAQFSCFNPKCLLPASRHYWTYPGSLTTPPLSESVTWIVLREPICISERQMGKFRSLLFTSEDDERIHMVNNFRPPQPLKGRVVKASFRA; via the exons GCCCCTCGCATTGGCACAAACTGTATCCCATTGCCCAGGGAGATCGCCAATCACCCATCAATATCATCTCCAGCCAGGCTGTGTACTCGCCCAGCCTGCAACCACTGGAGCTTTCTTATGAGACCTGCATGTCCCTCAGCATCACCAACAATGGCCACTCTGTCCAGGTAGACTTCAATGACAGTGATGACCGAACCG TGGTGACTGGGGGCCCCCTGGAAGGGCCCTACCGCCTCAAGCAGTTTCACTTCCACTGGGGAAAGAAGCACGATGTGGGTTCTGAGCACACGGTGGATGGCAAGTCCTTCCCCAGCGAG CTTCATCTGGTTCACTGGAATGCCAAGAAGTACAGCACTTTTGGGGAGGCAGCCTCAGCGCCTGATGGCCTGGCTGTGGTTGGTGTTTTCTTGGAG ACAGGAGACGAGCACCCCAGCATGAATCGTCTGACAGATGCGCTCTACATGGTCCGGTTCAAG GGCACCAAAGCCCAGTTCAGCTGCTTCAACCCCAAGTGCCTCCTGCCTGCCAGCCGGCACTACTGGACCTACCCAGGCTCTCTGACGACTCCCCCGCTCAGCGAGAGTGTCACCTGGATTGTGCTCCGGGAGCCCATCTGCATCTCTGAAAGGCAG ATGGGGAAGTTCCGGAGCCTGCTTTTTACCTCAGAGGATGATGAGAGGATCCACATGGTGAACAACTTCCGGCCACCACAGCCACTGAAGGGCCGCGTGGTGAAGGCCTCCTTCCGGGCCTGA